One region of Acomys russatus chromosome 8, mAcoRus1.1, whole genome shotgun sequence genomic DNA includes:
- the Arvcf gene encoding splicing regulator ARVCF, producing the protein MPHAAGTLIMEDCNVHSAASILASVKEQEARFERLTRALEQERRHVALQLERAQQPGMSSGGMVGSGQSLPMAWQQLVLQEQSPGSQASLATMPEAPEVLEETVTVEEDPGTPTSHVSIVTSEDGTTRRTETKVTKTVKTVTTRTVRQVPLGPDGLPLLDGGPPLGPFADGPLDRHFLLRGGGPAATLSRAYLSSGGGFPDGPDPHDIPSYGSLSRGLGVRPPRTGLLGPGPGDGCFTLPGRREAFPMGSESGPASGRSLPEHFQAEPYGLEDDTRSLAADDEGGPDLEPDYSTAARRRPEYGRGLRARAFEDTADDTGELIDERPPFPAATAPLAQPERGSLGSLDRVVRRSPSVDSTRKEPRWRDPELPEVLAMLRHPVDPVKANAAAYLQHLCFENEGIKRRVRQLRGLPLLVALLDHPRAEVRRRACGALRNLSYGRDADNKAAIRDCGGVPALVRLLRAARDNEVRELVTGTLWNLSSYEPLKMVIIDHGLQTLTHEVIVPHSGWEREPNEDSKPRDAEWTTVFKNTSGCLRNVSSDGAEARRRLRECEGLVDALLHALQSAVGRKDTDNKSVENCVCIMRNLSYHVHKEVPGADRYQEAEPGIPGSATASQRRRKDDASCFGGKKAKEEWFHQGKKDGEMDRNFDTLDLPKRTEAAKGFELLYQPEVVRLYLSLLTESRNFNTLEAAAGALQNLSAGNWTWATYIRATVRKERGLPVLVELLQSETDKVVRAVAIALRNLSLDQRNKDLIGSYAMTELVRNVRNAQAPAHPGAHLEEGTVVAVLNTIHEIVSDSLDSARSLLQARGVPALVALVASSQSVREAKAASHVLQTVWSYKELRGALQRDGWTKARFQSASTAKGPKGTPSSGGFDDSTLPLVDKNPDGEKSATRDLIPMDTLGPDGYATVDRRERRTLGSDSTGEASEKELLKPDSGRKAPPPGPSRPSVRLVDAVGDTKPQPVDSWV; encoded by the exons GCAGCTGGCACCCTGATCATGGAGGACTGCAACGTGCACTCGGCCGCCAGCATTCTGGCCTCGGTGAAGGAACAGGAGGCCCGCTTCGAGCGCCTGACACGGGCACTAGAGCAAGAACGGCGCCACGTTGCCCTACAGCTGGAGCGTGCCCAGCAGCCTGGCATGAGCAGTGGTGGTATGGTGGGCAGTGGGCAGTCCCTGCCAATGGCCTGGCAACAGCTGGTTCTGCAG GAGCAGAGCCCGGGTAGCCAGGCATCGCTCGCCACGATGCCAGAGGCACCCGAGGTGCTGGAGGAGACGGTGACAGTGGAGGAAGACCCTGGCACACCCACCTCTCACGTGTCCATTGTCACATCAGAAGATGGTACAACCCGGCGCACTGAGACTAAG GTCACCAAAACGGTCAAGACTGTGACCACAAGGACAGTACGCCAGGTGCCTCTTGGCCCTGATGGACTCCCCTTGCTGGACGGCGGCCCCCCACTTGGCCCCTTTGCTGATGGGCCCCTGGACCGACATTTCCTGCTGCGTGGTGGTGGCCCAGCAGCCACACTTTCCCGAGCCTACCTCAGCAGTGGAGGTGGCTTTCCTGATGGCCCTGACCCCCATGATATTCCAAGCTATGGCAGTCTATCCCGAGGGCTTGGGGTACGGCCCCCACGTACTGGCCTCCTGGGCCCAGGACCTGGTGACGGCTGTTTCACACTGCCTGGCCGCCGAGAAGCCTTCCCCATGGGCTCCGAGTCTGGACCAGCAAGTGGCCGCTCCCTGCCTGAGCACTTCCAAGCTGAGCCATATGGCCTGGAGGATGATACGCGGAGCCTGGCTGCCGATGATGAGGGTGGCCCTGACCTGGAGCCCGACTACAGCACAGCGGCACGGAGGAGACCTGAGTATGGGCGGGGCCTCCGTGCCAG GGCCTTTGAGGACACAGCAGATGATACCGGTGAGCTGATAGACGAGCGGCCTCCCTTCCCAGCAGCAACTGCCcctctggcccagcctgagaGGGGCAGCCTGGGCAGCCTGGACCGGGTAGTGCGGCGCTCGCCTTCAGTGGATAGCACCCGCAAGGAGCCACGCTGGCGGGACCCGGAGCTGCCCGAGGTGCTAGCCATGCTGCGGCACCCTGTGGACCCTGTGAAGGCCAATGCGGCGGCCTACCTGCAGCACCTCTGCTTTGAAAACGAGGGCATCAAGCGGCGAGTGCGGCAGCTGCGTGGGCTGCCCCTGCTTGTGGCATTGTTAGATCACCCTCGGGCTGAGGTACGGCGCCGGGCCTGTGGGGCGCTGCGCAACCTCTCCTATGGCCGTGATGCTGACAACAAGGCTGCCATCCGGGACTGCGGGGGTGTGCCAGCCCTGGTGCGCCTGCTGCGGGCTGCCCGTGACAATGAGGTCCGTGAGCTGGTCACTG GCACACTCTGGAACCTGTCATCCTACGAGCCCCTGAAGATGGTCATCATTGACCACGGCTTACAGACGCTGACCCATGAGGTCATCGTGCCCCACTCAGGCTGGGAGCGAGAGCCTAATGAAGACTCGAAGCCCCGGGATGCCGAGTGGACAACAGTCTTCAAGAACACATCAGGCTGCCTGAg GAATGTGAGCTCAGATGGTGCCGAGGCCCGGCGGCGACTCCGTGAGTGCGAAGGGCTGGTGGACGCTCTCCTACATGCCCTGCAGTCAGCTGTGGGCAGGAAGGACACAGACAATAag TCAGTAGAGAACTGCGTGTGCATCATGCGGAACTTGTCCTACCACGTGCACAAGGAGGTGCCAGGGGCTGACAGGTACCAGGAGGCCGAGCCTGGGATCCCGGGCAGTGCTACAGCCTCCCAGCGTCGGAGGAAGGATGACGCCAGCTGCTTTGGTGGCAAGAAAGCCAAAG AGGAGTGGTTCCATCAAG GGAAGAAGGACGGAGAGATGGACCGAAACTTTGACACACTGGACCTGCCCAAACGAACTGAGGCTGCCAAAG GCTTTGAGCTGCTGTATCAGCCTGAGGTGGTGCGTCTCTACCTCTCACTCCTTACGGAGAGCCGGAACTTCAACACCCTGGAAGCTGCAGCCGGTGCCCTCCAAAACCTCAGCGCTGGCAACTGGACG TGGGCCACGTACATCCGCGCCACAGTACGCAAGGAACGTGGGCTGCCGGTGTTGGTGGAACTGCTACAGTCTGAGACGGACAAGGTGGTACGTGCTGTTGCCATCGCGCTGCGCAACCTTTCACTAGACCAGCGCAACAAAGACCTCATTG GGAGCTATGCCATGACAGAGCTGGTTCGGAATGTTCGCAATGCACAGGCTCCTGCTCACCCTGGTGCCCACCTGGAGGAGGGTACGGTGGTAGCCGTGCTCAACACCATCCATGAGATTGTGTCTGACAGCCTGGACAGTGCTCGCTCCCTCCTGCAGGCCCGTGGTGTGCCTGCACTGGTGGCACTCGTGGCCTCTAG ccagtCAGTGCGGGAGGCCAAGGCAGCATCACACGTGCTACAGACTGTGTGGAGCTACAAGGAGCTGCGTGGAGCCCTACAGAGGGATGGCTGGACCAAGGCACGCTTCCAG TCTGCTAGCACTGCCAAGGGACCCAAAGGAACGCCAAGTTCTGGGGGCTTTGATGACAGCACACTGCCACTGGTGGACAAGAACCCTG ATGGGGAGAAGTCAGCCACCCGGGATTTGATCCCTATGGACACACTTGGTCCAG ATGGGTATGCCACAGTGGACCGGAGGGAGCGGAGGACGCTGGGAAGTGACTCCACAGGGGAGGCCTCCGAGAAGGAACTGTTGAAA CCCGACTCTGGCAGGAAGGCCCCTCCGCCTGGGCCCAGCAGGCCCTCGGTCAGGCTGGTGGACGCCGTGGGGGACACTAAGCCTCAGCCTGTTGACTCCTGGGTCTAG